TTCTGAAGCCATTGAACTCCAGGATGTGAATTGGGACACCGTAAACCTCTTCAAGTATCTCCTCTCTCAAAATCTCGTTTGGCTCTCCAACGGCCCTGATCCTTCCTTCCTTGACCAGAGCTATCCTATCTGAATAAATTGAGGCCAGATTTGGATCATGGAGTGTCAGAATTGCCGTAATCCTTTCTTCCCTCGCAAGTTTTTTAACAATCCCAAGAATCTTCACCTGATTTTTGAAGTCCAAATGAGCGGTAGGCTCGTCAAGAAGAAGGACTTTTGGTTCCTGCACGAGAGCTCTTGCTATTAAAACCAGTTGCAGTTGTCCTCCGCTCAGCCGTGTGTAGGGTCTATCCTTAAAGTGCTCCATTCCCAAAAG
The Thermococcus sp. genome window above contains:
- a CDS encoding ABC transporter ATP-binding protein, which translates into the protein SYGDFSVENVCFEVKEGEILTLLGPNGSGKTTILKNLYGLLKPEKKCVFIDGRDFHSLSLKERARLAGYVPQSHYPPFPYTVLDVVVMGLASRLGVFESPREEHYEKALKKLRLLGMEHFKDRPYTRLSGGQLQLVLIARALVQEPKVLLLDEPTAHLDFKNQVKILGIVKKLAREERITAILTLHDPNLASIYSDRIALVKEGRIRAVGEPNEILREEILEEVYGVPIHILEFNGFRIIMPKTEVV